Sequence from the Festucalex cinctus isolate MCC-2025b chromosome 21, RoL_Fcin_1.0, whole genome shotgun sequence genome:
gctaaaaataaaaaaataaaataaaagaaacatccaataaatatctatgtatatgttcaagggagtaggaagaagttgaaaacttatccagtcctaccccttattcttcatatcctatcacttatttataacaaattacattcccaataaaagaaaatataatgctactcgtataaaaaaataaaataaatagaaaaataaaaatacacaatagtaacacacatatatacaaatttcattacactcatattaatacatcaaagaaaaataagtaaatgaataaatcatttctacaatcttcttaactcatatctgatttaaataataatattgaactttacttttaaacattcttttaaattcaacaagtgaattacatcttttcagttcagttcccaagttattccacaaattaactcctttaacggagacacacctttgcttaatatttgttcttgttttgggttttttgtatacacttgtaccccttatctcataaggacagtttctaatttcaaacaacttttgagtactgtggcagagtagattattgtatactttatacattatttgtgctattttaaactcaaccaagtcataaaatttcattgtatttaatttaataaatagtggatgtgttgattctgtatattttgatctattaataaatttaataaattaaatgacagTTCTGCCCTCTGATTGGCTGCCGAGCCATCCAGGGTGTCATCTGCCTTTCGtctaaagtcagctgggattgaCGCCAGCTCCTCGTGACCCTAAAAAGTGGAAGGAAAAGTGATATGGACAATGGATGGTTGGACGTGTGTTGGAGCGCTGTGTGCCTCGTTGTAGAGAAGGCTGCAAGTATTCAAGCGGCGTCTTTTGGAGAAGTCAAATTGTTTTTCAGTAATAGATCAGCATTGCATGCGTAACATGCACATGGGTTACTTTATGTAATTAATCATCTCTGCCTCGTGAGCCTATTGTTCTATGTGTACAAACCACGAAAGGTTATTTGAGATCGTTTATTGTGGCTGAATTGGATGTAGTTTGTCTAAGTAAATATTTggagggctgggtttaaaaaaaattgaataatcattatcgaatcgattttcctttgagTGTGATGTCAatacataaaaccataaattattattttaatacttttttctccatgaattaacaaaaaaacaaaaaaacaactgacttattgcactttatgaCAATTCATAATCTGTTTAATTGCGATTACTGAAGCagaattatgaaaacattttcatctcatccatgctgatgtcaatgtttttgtaatacttAAATTATATCACGTGTTATTTACAtcaataaatcatttaaccagttcctgcctctgcaaaatgtaatttagaatttaatgtttgtggagttttattcttattattttttatttatttaagaagaattgatgttccataattaatcaatattggattgaaCTAAGTGAATCGAAACAAACAGAACTTGTGTTAATGGAAATCGAATCAATTGAGTAAATTTGAAcccatactactactactactacgactactactactactactactttataCTTGTCATATTTTCATAAAATAGCAGCACTCAAGTACAGTTTTTGGCTACTCTGCTCATAAATCAAGgtacaaaataattgaaaaataatataattacaaactagaaatgagaagaatagaaaattgacaatttcatgcaattttattggcacttggtatcggtaaTGGTGACTACACAAGAGttgagtatcggtctgaaaaaagtggtatggaACATCCTAATACGTTTTGCctgaaaattgcatgaaatgaatgtcCATTTTCGATTCTTCTAAGTTCTAATTTCTCGTCCTTGAAAATCGACCTACGCCTATAATAACTTCAGTCATCAGATGTTTGTGGATGCTCCCCGCAGGAGGCCTACGTGCAGAAGATGGTGAAGGTGTGCAACGACTCGGACCGCTGGAGCCTCATCTCGCTGTACAACAACCGCGGCAAAAACGTGGAGCTCAAGTTCGTGGACTCGCTGCGGCGGCAGTTCGAGTTCAGCGTGGACTCCTTCCAGATCCGCCTGGACTCGCTGCTGCTCTTCTACGAGTGCTCCCAGCACCCGATGGCCGCCGCCTTCCACCCCACCGTGGTGGGCGAGAGCGTCTACGGCGACTTCCCCGCCGCCCTGGACCACCTGCGCCGGCGCCTCATCTGCACGCGCAGCCCCGAGGAGATCCGGGGCGGCGGCCTGCTCaagtactgccacctgctggtgcgGGGTTTCCGCCCCGCCTCCGACTCGGAGATGAAACTCCTGCAGCGCTACATGTGCTCGCGCTTCTTCATCGACTTCCCCGACGTGGGCGACCAAAAGCGCAAGCTGGAGTCCTTCCTGCAGAACCACTTTGTGGACCTGGAGGACAGGAAGTGCGACTACCTGACGGTGCTGCACCGGGTGGTGAAGGAGAGCACCGTGTGCCTGATGGGCTACGAGCTGCGGCAGACGCTCGGCCTCATCGCCTCGCTGGCGTGGCGCGCGCTGGCCGAGCGCAACGCCATCCCCAACGCTGCCAACGTCACCTGCTTTTACCAGCCCGCCCCCTACGTCTCCAACTGCAACTTCAGCAACTACTACGTGGCCCAGGTGCAGCCGCTCTTCGCCTGCCAGCCATCGCCGCCCCGCCACTACGTTCCGCCCCCGCAGCATCCCGTGCACGCCACCTGGCTGCCCTGTAACTAGAACCTGCACGACGGTCGCGCGCGTGAGGGATTTCTCGCAAGCATGCGTTGCTTTGTTGTTCCTTTGTGAGTTGAGTTCAGGCCGTTTTCGAACTTACTACTAGGGCCCAACCGATTAATCGGACGAGCTAAGCTCTTGTAAATGAGCCGATTttggcttcctttttttttttttttttttttttaacattttttacactgaaacataaaacaattttttttttacaaacaataaataaaataaaataaaaaattcagccCATGTTTTTGCCGATTATTCTCTTTGTTGTCGTTTACTACTAAAGCACAAAACCGTTAAATGTGCCTGTAATTCATTTAAGCATAAGggaccatttaaaaaacaaacaaaaaaacctttaataaaatacataatcggccgattaatcggttatcAGAATTATATTCTACAAAATATCCTAATCAGTCCGAAAGAAAATCCAAAAAGCcagcttagcttaatgctaacaaacaatgcaaaatgcctTTGAGATGCTAACAATTCGCGCCGACATTCACAGTTCTAGAATCTAAATATATTTGTGCATAAATGGTAACACGTACACCGATAAGAATACTCAATGGTAGGGCCCCACCGATTAATCGGCTGGCCGATAAAATCGGTGGGCCTTGCGGCCCttcctccccccaccccccttcccTTCCAACATAGGCCAAAATAATTGGTCAAatggaccccccccccaaaaaaataaaataaaaaataaataataaaaaaattacaaacttgAAACATTCTTAAGAAAAAGCTGataaatatagaaaataaaaataataaaaataaatgaaaaaatacagaGAAAAATATATTGGGGAAATAAATCTTCACATATACGAATTTGCGGGTGCAGAAGTTTTaatttgtaatatcaccataaaGTTATTATTGTtaacaaatatgtttgaaatacaTTAGGGGGAATTACCcattatctattttattttttttattcatcaacCGATTTAATCAGtaatctgtattttatttaattttttctgccaaaaatcagtATCTGCATCTGCCCCAAAAAATTCCTATCGGTCGGGTCCTATTCACAGGAATGAACTCATTATCTTCTAAGGAAAATGACTGTTACAGTATCTTGCTGAGTCGCGTACTGAAGAAGTCTGCACTACTATGCATTCAATATTATTGTATGCCACTGTAACATTGGTCACTATaaacatttaattcagtgaGATAGCTCGCACAGCACTAAAACCTTTGAGAAAGGCTGAACCTGGATCCAGGGCTGATCCTCGTTTACCTTGCTGCACTTCGGAGACTTTGTGTCTGTTACCATGTGACACAtttaatattgcaaaaaaaaaaaagaagtgactaCTATTTGCAAGTCCAAAATGTCAAGAGAAACAACAAAGCAATGCATGTTTGAATTCTTCACAGCAACTAAGTGCCTtggaaaaaagggaaaaatatatttttgcagtgTGCTCAGTGGTGTATTTCCAAGCAAATAATGAATGTattgcgataaaaaaaaaaaaaaagtttacctaTGTGGAGTCAGGATTTTTACACTGAGGCACTaaagcgttttgttttttgctaactCTCGGCCGATTACAAAAGAGGAAGTAACGACACACAACTGTAAGGTGACGCAGAGAATTCAAGGGAAGCGGTAGACTGGTTTGATATAAAAACGCTTATGCTAATAAAACAGAAGGGGAAAAATAACCCATTCCAGACAGTTTCATTTCTTATTAAATCGGTCAAAATGTTGAAGTGGACGAAAGCAGTTCTTGGCTAAGAGGCTTTTCTGTACAAATTTGTAGTacttgtttttgtattattgtattCCACATACAGAAAGGGAGAATGTACAGGTGGTGCGAGGTTTACAACCGTTCCGTGCTATCGCTAAACTATGCTAACACAATAGTTAAGTCATTACGGAGTATATTTGCTAGAAAAACAATCCAAAGTCTTGCAGTATTGGATGTATTTATCGGtgcgctccattttttttgcttCGGTTGATTCAAGACGCGATTCAATTGCGATTTAATTCTGCCCGTCTCTACTGTGAACtgtcgcaaaaaaaacaacattttggaGTACAGTTGGTGTAAGTCACTTTTGACCGTTTTCTCTCTCAGACATGTTTTTCTATCTCCATTTTTGTACAGTTTGTCTGTTTTTGGtcacattttgtacatttgtgaTGCACTGCGATGACTCGCAGGTGTTGATTGTGACGATTCTAACGattaaagtaaaacaaacaaacaaacaaacaaacaaacgaccaaTTTCCTGAGTGCGTCAGTTGATCGAAAGTAAAAGTTGCCACGGGGGTCAACGCCCGAAGGTGCCCGCGATTGGCCCCTGCCAGCCAGTGACAGCTGAGGCAGAGGGATTTCCCCCGACAGAGACGTCACCGACAAGCCGCCGGCCGTCATTTGCGCCCGCCGCTTGCCAAAACTCATTAAGCTTGCGTTGGCACGGGCCAGCTTGATCGCATAACCTGCTGAGATGCTACTACCGGCGGGACCTTGCCCTCCTGGGGGATGCGCGCGAGTTGGTAGTGAGGCAGATGGCACTTTCCCTGCGAGTAAAACACTTTCTGATATTTATTTTGCTTATGCAACACTTCACAAAGTTGCTGTTAACAAGGAACTGATCAAATACGCAACATATGTTTGATCCTATAATGTAATAAATTCCTGAAAAtgcctgaaaatgtaatatttgcacttaaaaaaattactaaaacccaataatgtaatatattcatcagtaatgtaattaaaaaaaaaaaatcctgactgaTATAACATTTTTACCGATAATGTAATATCTTATAACAACATATGAATCTGATATCACTTTCAGTCACGGTGACCTAAAAACACGTCTTTGATTAACAATAAAACATGAGCATTAACTGTAGCACTTTCCCAGAAGTCTTTGCAAGTGGGCGGAGCTTACTTGGATTAGCTCTGCAGAGTTggtttaacacaaaatacatcAACTCTGTCAAATAACTCCAACACTGACCCCCATTTGAATCTGTTGGGGGTTGAAATAAATTCTGAAATatttaacacaaaaatgttaaaGCTCCAATTTTTTGCTGTGAATGTACAGTTTATAACAGCACATGTAGAACACACATTATCTGCCAGGTTTTACATGATcagttttggggggggaaaaaaagaaaaaaagatccaactaaaaatgtaataagCTCCCAATACTGCAATAAGCTATTACATTATCGTAACAATGTTATTAcaaagtctttttttatttttattaaatcacATTATTGGTGAAATTATTACACTATTGGGTTTAATTACATTTCTGAGTGTGTTAAGTGcaaatttaattgtattttcattaaaaaaataaatacaaaaatactacATTACAGCGTGCTACACTGGACCAATATTCTATACTTCCTGGTCCAGTTACATTGGTAATTGTTCACACTTTGACACCAAGATGACACCTTGCAGAGGAACCATAGTACAAAACAAGGATgtggccaaaaaacaaaaaattagacGTCAAATTAAGTTATGCGTAAAAGTGCATTTTAAGTTCATCCTAAAATGTCACCCAAAAGTCCAATATCACCAACTTTTTGCATGTTGTATCTCGTGAATCATTTTTTTACGATTCCTCGAATGATCTTATCGTGTCTAGATAAAAGTTGTCGTGATGGATTGAAGTAGATATGCGAAGAAGAACATCAATGTCATCCACCGCTAAAGAGGCCTGAGAATGGACACTAAATATAGAAGCCAGCCGTCCTCCCCTCAGCCACTGTAAAGACATTAACCCATCTACAGAAAGCTGATTATCATTCCTCGGCATGTACTGTGTCACTGCGCAAAGATTTACTGTCCACCCGCCGGAGCTCACTTTCACTGGAAAgaatagcaacaaaaaaaaaacaaaatgcagtcCACTTCCTTATCAAgggttcaacaggaagtgagaacAGCAGATTGAGGTGTTTTTGTTCAACCAGGGAATGAGCTAACCCACCAGAGCACCAAGATGTAGCGGGAAGGATTTTTCTTTCAAGCATTTCaaacgaaaaaatatatttacaactaTAGACAAGTGCACGTTTTTGGAATGTAGAAAGAAGCTGAAGTGCCCAGAGAAATCCCACGTAAGCTCAGGGATGAACATGACTCACTACAAAAGGACGGACTtagctgagattcaaacctaGAACCTCtccactgtgaggcagacatgaagGTGTAGCAGAAATTCGTCTTTCATGGTGAATTATGAAGGTACAATGTGATGGTAAGTCATGTTGGTGATATGTCCACTTATTAGTTAGGGATGGGCGGggaagtaccgataccaggtaatttttatttaaattatttttttatgctctctctctcacaatctctccaatttttattattattttttacttaaattattattatttaattttatcccTCTCGTActgtcaaacatttttatttattttttaaacatttttaattacttttgtaattttgttattttgtattgaaattattattactattattattattattattattattattatatttttattttttttaatctcccgtgttgtcattttaaaaacataaaaaaataaaataaaaatgtgtttgaaatGACAGTACgggaggtaaaataaaaaaaataatttcaattcaaaaatagtaacattttttaattatttttaaaatattttattatttttattttgtatttacatttttttaattttctctcatactgtcatttttaaaacatttgtatttatttttacttatttatttaaacattttttactttgttttaattttttaattttttttattgaaattattattatttttattttattttttcactctacTGGTATTAGTCTGAAAAAAGTATCTGCCTCTCTCCCATTTTTTACCAAATTTGCAGTGTAAAAAGACAAGTCTGCATGCATTTGTCTGTGGCCATTCCCAAGAATGTTGTATAAGGGTTTTGGTACGTGTCCATTTTGCATATGCACAGCAACTGTTTTCTCATCAGATGTTGGCAAAGAAAGCAGAACAGCCAGTATCTTTCTCCACACTTGCCACCTGCAAGCCTGTGG
This genomic interval carries:
- the LOC144010760 gene encoding terminal nucleotidyltransferase 5A-like; this translates as MDDNADAGESVNPSVLNWEQVQRLDAILAGSIPIHGRWSFPTLEVKPRDIVKAVRGRMEQTHIRVREVRLNGSAASYVLHEDSGLGWNDLDLIFCAELKEEKDFQIVKDLVLDCLLDLLPEEVNKEKITPLTLKEAYVQKMVKVCNDSDRWSLISLYNNRGKNVELKFVDSLRRQFEFSVDSFQIRLDSLLLFYECSQHPMAAAFHPTVVGESVYGDFPAALDHLRRRLICTRSPEEIRGGGLLKYCHLLVRGFRPASDSEMKLLQRYMCSRFFIDFPDVGDQKRKLESFLQNHFVDLEDRKCDYLTVLHRVVKESTVCLMGYELRQTLGLIASLAWRALAERNAIPNAANVTCFYQPAPYVSNCNFSNYYVAQVQPLFACQPSPPRHYVPPPQHPVHATWLPCN